A single genomic interval of Bradysia coprophila strain Holo2 chromosome X unlocalized genomic scaffold, BU_Bcop_v1 contig_79, whole genome shotgun sequence harbors:
- the LOC119070332 gene encoding adenylate cyclase type 9 isoform X2, with product MSESQRESMSFTTMPPGVLANSRHVSEEDIQIALAPYIQTYLSQTGRRHSCCSVMLPVAFERAASKSWLDPCFDSAVLEGQYQASVFPQIRLRFRFALLYILLCSLVWMIYFLTESGPDHHRYPIAGSIGLLTVLTGVLLWLTYSTFYRAHPTAVSACTAVALCVTSLCFLTLTSDAFSPLGHFAICVEIVLLIYTVIPLHLWQNIGIAATYSIAFEILTHLLGNNYYFSTKPVGFCYKILVVRILLQVSVHLVGVHVLVMNVVRMRGTFMKVGQNLLVRRQLEMEKQLKEKMIHSVMPPKVADMLLKEVGLDPDSRVAHAHRERRYRTSNDVKSLFRPFHMHSMDNVSILFADIVGFTKMSSTKTAEQLVEILNDLFERFDDLCMTSGCEKISTLGDCYYCVSGCPEPRPDHAICCVEMGLDMIAAMRLFDAQRHEGVKMRVGVHTGTVLCGIVGTRRVKFDVWSNDVTLANRMESTGKPEQVHISEQTCSFLGDNYLLDEGEDVEGHRTYFVVGRRKDCQNSPNTYSDRNFHLSAPPAYNGYINGVQLSQSATNISAIHPTVPPASPVGVGQTSASLNPSPILSIRPRLASFNRVTKYLISSGNGNVKEKTSTDYPKIVISSRSLPDSLNSDHEDDGCCRGVGSKCDQGETQPQKYSSKFKHWKVPKFLRKMDGTTMTEVLKKPDLIVKKSDDIPCVEQNGYQALPIVIESPCPNLNTLDVPHRITHCPLATSRSPDGCSPAAHSMFDDIIDVRSYISQSRSDISPFGRSASYRSQCGRSPQSDVSPMVRPRALTVVDTLHEGTSKKRHSISPWAGDGLSLCPSATSRKDSGIRSNSRRSSIQQQIYAMNQGAISTQRVSGYFTSSQSSLSDLPEPITTPPEPNPDPLGACLQQLRKQSDLQLIRCVRDNAKSQRSYLVKPPLTSVSLFFKSRQMEREFRSNAHRFGCEVQHEGPPTFATPKYNTYIDIFVGIIVYFAISASLFLLSITDFNTPFRIWVSVFAAFSAIQFFAMFLFTKQICRLNSPKQNSCEDTLFEACSNWYPWHICLGVLMMLPIVLIIVNFSLQDFSNLAAFEYHYGFLIFVCIIHFCNFTQLNCWMRNTLAILAAISFVGIALGQLGAITTFKRINETISFNSSQFMPANTTNLMNALVTNLLDSNMSGEMVVIDDDSFNTTMKPNVGNSRTNKLNWFNEYHVEIYLDLMLVLILVWFLNREFEIGYRLTFYGSAVANQDKIRVQNMKNQADMLLHNIIPKHVAEQLKNTAKYSENHQNVAIIFASIVNFNELYDESYLGGKEYLRVLNELIGDFDELLSRHEFRCVEKIKTIGSSFMAASGLDPSSRSDNNDHIIALMNFSLAMQQVINAFNKDLLEFNLILRIGFNVGDVTAGVIGTSKLHYDIWGDSVNVASRMDSTGVAGKIQVGKFCLPFLEPRFEFEARGSVYVKGKDNMEVFLVKGLRPDFDNLDNLDPDADTLMI from the exons ATTTGCACTACTGTACATTCTCCTATGTTCGCTCGTTTGGATGATATACTTTTTGACCGAAAGTGGACCAGACCATCACAGATATCCCATAGCCGGTTCAATTGGCCTATTAACTGTATTAACTGGTGTCTTATTGTGGTTAACATACTCAACATTTTATCGAGCACATCCAACGGCTGTATCGGCATGTACGGCCGTTGCGTTATGTGTTACATCTTTATGCTTCCTAACGCTGACATCAGACGCATTCAGTCCGTTAGGACATTTTGCCATTTGTGTGGAAATAGTTTTATTAATCTACACGGTGATTCCGTTGCATCTGTGGCAGAATATTGGTATAGCTGCAACGTATTCCATAGCGTTTGAGATTCTGACCCATTTGCTGGGTAACAACTACTATTTCAGTACGAAACCAGTGGGATTTTGCTACAAGATTTTGGTGGTGAGAATTTTACTTCAAGTCAGCGTTCATCTAGTCGGTGTACACGTTCTGGTCATGAATGTCGTTCGTATGCGTGGCACATTCATGAAAGTTGGACAAAATTTGCTTGTTCGCAGGCAGCTGGAGATGGAGAAACAGCTGAAGGAGAAAATGATACATTCCGTGATGCCGCCGAAAGTAGCGGACATGTTGTTGAAAGAAGTGGGCCTTGATCCAGATAGCCGAGTGGCTCATGCGCACCGTGAACGACGATACCGCACATCGAATGATGTCAAATCACTTTTTCGACCATTTCACATGCATAGCATGGACAATGTGAGCATTTTATTCGCCGATATTGTTGGCTTTACCAAAATGTCGTCCACCAAAACAGCTGAGCAGCTTGTCGAGATTTTGAACGATTTGtttgaacgattcgatgaccTTTGTATGACGAGCGGATGTGAAAAGATTTCGACGTTAGGCGACTGCTACTACTGTGTATCTGGTTGTCCAGAGCCCAGGCCTGACCATGCAATCTGTTGTGTCGAAATGGGACTCGACATGATCGCTGCGATGAGACTCTTTGATGCTCAACGCCATGAAGGAGTGAAAATGCGAGTAGGTGTACATACAGGAACGGTGCTATGTGGTATTGTGGGAACGCGACGTGTTAAATTTGATGTTTGGAGTAATGATGTCACTTTGGCCAATAG AATGGAATCTACCGGGAAGCCGGAACAGGTGCACATATCCGAACAAACATGCAGCTTTTTGGGTGATAACTATTTGTTAGATGAAGGAGAGGATGTTGAAG GACATCGTACATATTTCGTTGTTGGCCGCCGTAAGGATTGCCAGAATTCACCAAACACATATTCCGACCGTAATTTCCATTTATCTGCACCACCGGCCTATAACGGTTACATAAATGGCGTTCAGCTATCTCAAAGTGCCACAAATATTTCCGCAATACATCCAACCGTTCCGCCAGCGTCTCCAGTAGGTGTTGGACAAACATCAGCATCATTGAACCCATCACCAATTTTATCGATTCGACCGCGATTGGCATCGTTCAATCGGGTGACCAAGTATTTGATCTCGTCAggaaatggaaatgtaaaAGAGAAAACGTCCACCGACTATCCAAAGATTGTTATATCGTCGAGATCGTTGCCAGACAGTCTGAATTCGGATCATGAAGACGATGGTTGTTGTCGAGGCGTTGGATCCAAATGCGATCAAGGCGAAACACAACCACAAAAATACTCAAGTAAGTTCAAACATTGGAAGGTTCCGAAATTTCTACGTAAAATGGATGGAACTACCATGACGGAAGTATTAAAGAAGCCAGACCTAATTGTTAAGAAATCGGATGACATTCCCTGTGTAGAACAAAATGGCTACCAAGCGTTACCTATAGTCATAGAGAGTCCTTGCCCCAATTTGAACACATTAGACGTTCCACATAGGATCACGCATTGTCCATTAGCAACGAGTCGTTCACCGGATGGCTGTTCCCCAGCCGCACATTCCATGTTTGACGACATCATTGATGTCAGATCGTACATTTCACAATCACGCAGCGATATATCGCCGTTTGGTCGTTCAGCCAGCTATCGATCACAATGCGGTCGATCGCCCCAGTCTGACGTGTCGCCAATGGTGCGTCCGAGAGCGTTAACCGTCGTTGATACACTGCATGAGGGCACGTCGAAAAAGCGACATTCGATTAGTCCATGGGCTGGTGACGGTTTAAGCTTATGTCCGTCAGCAACTAGTCGAAAAGATTCGGGTATCCGAAGTAACAGTCGCCGATCCAGcattcaacaacaaatttatgcGATGAATCAGGGAGCCATATCGACTCAGCGTGTTTCCGGTTATTTTACAAGTTCACAGTCTAGTCTGTCTGATCTACCGGAACCAATTACAACACCACCCGAACCGAATCCCGATCCGTTGGGTGCTTGCCTTCAACAACTTCGCAAGCAATCCGATCTGCAATTGATCCGATGTGTACGCGATAATGCCAAATCACAGAGAAGCTATCTAGTCAAACCGCCGTTGACGAGTGTTTCGTTGTTCTTCAAGTCTCGTCAAATGGAACGAGAATTCCGTAGCAATGCTCACCGATTCGGTTGCGAAGTGCAACATGAAGGACCACCAACATTCGCCACACCGAAGTATAATACCTACATAGACATATTCGTCGGAATTATCGTCTATTTCGCCATATCTGCATCATTGTTTCTACTGTCCATCACCGATTTTAACACACCATTCCGAATCTGGGTGTCGGTTTTCGCTGCATTCAGTGCTATTCAGTTTTTCGCCATGTTTCTGTTCACCAAACAGATATGCCGTTTGAATTCGCCCAAGCAAAATTCATGTGAGGACACCTTATTCGAAGCCTGCTCGAATTGGTATCCATGGCACATCTGTCTGGGCGTATTGATGATGCTGCCGATCGTATTGATCATCGTCAATTTCTCGCTGCAAGACTTCAGTAATTTGGCCGCGTTCGAATACCATTACGGCTTCCTCATATTCGTGTGCATCATTCATTTCTGCAATTTCACCCAACTGAACTGCTGGATGCGTAACACACTGGCCATTTTGGCGGCAATCTCCTTCGTTGGCATTGCATTGGGTCAACTCGGCGCCATCACTACGTTCAAGCGCATCAATGAAACGATTTCCTTTAACAGCTCACAGTTTATGCCCGCCAACACGACTAACTTGATGAACGCTCTGGTCACTAATCTGCTTGATTCGAACATGAGCGGTGAAATGGTGGTCATCGACGACGACAGTTTCAACACAACGATGAAACCGAACGTTGGAAATTCGCGAACGAACAAATTGAATTGGTTCAATGAGTACCACGTCGAAATTTATCTGGACCTAATGCTGGTGCTGATACTCGTGTGGTTCTTGAATCGAGAATTCGAGATCGGATATCGGCTGACTTTTTATGGCAGTGCCGTTGCGAATCAAGACAAAATTCGcgtacaaaatatgaaaaatcaaGCAGACATGCTGCTGCACAATATTATACCGAAACATGTGGCCGAGCAGTTGAAGAACACCGCCAAATATTcggaaaatcatcaaaatgtgGCCATCATCTTTGCGAGCATTGTAAACTTTAACGAACTGTACGACGAGTCGTATTTGGGCGGAAAGGAATATTTACGGGTGTTGAATGAACTGATCGGCGATTTCGACGAACTGTTAAGTCGACACGAATTTCGGTGCgtggaaaaaatcaaaaccattGGCAGCTCGTTTATGGCCGCTTCGGGCCTGGATCCGTCATCGCGCAGTGACAACAACGATCATATAATAGCGTTGATGAATTTCTCCCTGGCTATGCAACAGGTGATCAATGCGTTCAACAAGGACCTCTTGGAATTCAATCTAATACTTCGCATCGGTTTCAATGTCGGTGACGTTACGGCGGGTGTCATTGGGACCAGTAAATTGCACTACGATATCTGGGGCGATTCAGTAAACGTTGCTAGTCGTATGGATTCAACCGGCGTTGCTGGGAAAATTCAGGTCGGAAAATTCTGTTTGCCATTTTTAGAGCCAAGATTTGAGTTCGAGGCCAGAGGAAGTGTTTATGTGAAGGGAAAAGATAATATGGAAGTGTTTTTGGTCAAAGGTCTTCGACCAGACTTTGACAACTTGGATAATTTAGATCCTGACGCTGACACACTAATGATTTAG
- the LOC119070332 gene encoding adenylate cyclase type 9 isoform X4 yields MSFTTMPPGVLANSRHVSEEDIQIALAPYIQTYLSQTGRRHSCCSVMLPVAFERAASKSWLDPCFDSAVLEGQYQASVFPQIRLRFRFALLYILLCSLVWMIYFLTESGPDHHRYPIAGSIGLLTVLTGVLLWLTYSTFYRAHPTAVSACTAVALCVTSLCFLTLTSDAFSPLGHFAICVEIVLLIYTVIPLHLWQNIGIAATYSIAFEILTHLLGNNYYFSTKPVGFCYKILVVRILLQVSVHLVGVHVLVMNVVRMRGTFMKVGQNLLVRRQLEMEKQLKEKMIHSVMPPKVADMLLKEVGLDPDSRVAHAHRERRYRTSNDVKSLFRPFHMHSMDNVSILFADIVGFTKMSSTKTAEQLVEILNDLFERFDDLCMTSGCEKISTLGDCYYCVSGCPEPRPDHAICCVEMGLDMIAAMRLFDAQRHEGVKMRVGVHTGTVLCGIVGTRRVKFDVWSNDVTLANRMESTGKPEQVHISEQTCSFLGDNYLLDEGEDVEGHRTYFVVGRRKDCQNSPNTYSDRNFHLSAPPAYNGYINGVQLSQSATNISAIHPTVPPASPVGVGQTSASLNPSPILSIRPRLASFNRVTKYLISSGNGNVKEKTSTDYPKIVISSRSLPDSLNSDHEDDGCCRGVGSKCDQGETQPQKYSSKFKHWKVPKFLRKMDGTTMTEVLKKPDLIVKKSDDIPCVEQNGYQALPIVIESPCPNLNTLDVPHRITHCPLATSRSPDGCSPAAHSMFDDIIDVRSYISQSRSDISPFGRSASYRSQCGRSPQSDVSPMVRPRALTVVDTLHEGTSKKRHSISPWAGDGLSLCPSATSRKDSGIRSNSRRSSIQQQIYAMNQGAISTQRVSGYFTSSQSSLSDLPEPITTPPEPNPDPLGACLQQLRKQSDLQLIRCVRDNAKSQRSYLVKPPLTSVSLFFKSRQMEREFRSNAHRFGCEVQHEGPPTFATPKYNTYIDIFVGIIVYFAISASLFLLSITDFNTPFRIWVSVFAAFSAIQFFAMFLFTKQICRLNSPKQNSCEDTLFEACSNWYPWHICLGVLMMLPIVLIIVNFSLQDFSNLAAFEYHYGFLIFVCIIHFCNFTQLNCWMRNTLAILAAISFVGIALGQLGAITTFKRINETISFNSSQFMPANTTNLMNALVTNLLDSNMSGEMVVIDDDSFNTTMKPNVGNSRTNKLNWFNEYHVEIYLDLMLVLILVWFLNREFEIGYRLTFYGSAVANQDKIRVQNMKNQADMLLHNIIPKHVAEQLKNTAKYSENHQNVAIIFASIVNFNELYDESYLGGKEYLRVLNELIGDFDELLSRHEFRCVEKIKTIGSSFMAASGLDPSSRSDNNDHIIALMNFSLAMQQVINAFNKDLLEFNLILRIGFNVGDVTAGVIGTSKLHYDIWGDSVNVASRMDSTGVAGKIQVGKFCLPFLEPRFEFEARGSVYVKGKDNMEVFLVKGLRPDFDNLDNLDPDADTLMI; encoded by the exons ATTTGCACTACTGTACATTCTCCTATGTTCGCTCGTTTGGATGATATACTTTTTGACCGAAAGTGGACCAGACCATCACAGATATCCCATAGCCGGTTCAATTGGCCTATTAACTGTATTAACTGGTGTCTTATTGTGGTTAACATACTCAACATTTTATCGAGCACATCCAACGGCTGTATCGGCATGTACGGCCGTTGCGTTATGTGTTACATCTTTATGCTTCCTAACGCTGACATCAGACGCATTCAGTCCGTTAGGACATTTTGCCATTTGTGTGGAAATAGTTTTATTAATCTACACGGTGATTCCGTTGCATCTGTGGCAGAATATTGGTATAGCTGCAACGTATTCCATAGCGTTTGAGATTCTGACCCATTTGCTGGGTAACAACTACTATTTCAGTACGAAACCAGTGGGATTTTGCTACAAGATTTTGGTGGTGAGAATTTTACTTCAAGTCAGCGTTCATCTAGTCGGTGTACACGTTCTGGTCATGAATGTCGTTCGTATGCGTGGCACATTCATGAAAGTTGGACAAAATTTGCTTGTTCGCAGGCAGCTGGAGATGGAGAAACAGCTGAAGGAGAAAATGATACATTCCGTGATGCCGCCGAAAGTAGCGGACATGTTGTTGAAAGAAGTGGGCCTTGATCCAGATAGCCGAGTGGCTCATGCGCACCGTGAACGACGATACCGCACATCGAATGATGTCAAATCACTTTTTCGACCATTTCACATGCATAGCATGGACAATGTGAGCATTTTATTCGCCGATATTGTTGGCTTTACCAAAATGTCGTCCACCAAAACAGCTGAGCAGCTTGTCGAGATTTTGAACGATTTGtttgaacgattcgatgaccTTTGTATGACGAGCGGATGTGAAAAGATTTCGACGTTAGGCGACTGCTACTACTGTGTATCTGGTTGTCCAGAGCCCAGGCCTGACCATGCAATCTGTTGTGTCGAAATGGGACTCGACATGATCGCTGCGATGAGACTCTTTGATGCTCAACGCCATGAAGGAGTGAAAATGCGAGTAGGTGTACATACAGGAACGGTGCTATGTGGTATTGTGGGAACGCGACGTGTTAAATTTGATGTTTGGAGTAATGATGTCACTTTGGCCAATAG AATGGAATCTACCGGGAAGCCGGAACAGGTGCACATATCCGAACAAACATGCAGCTTTTTGGGTGATAACTATTTGTTAGATGAAGGAGAGGATGTTGAAG GACATCGTACATATTTCGTTGTTGGCCGCCGTAAGGATTGCCAGAATTCACCAAACACATATTCCGACCGTAATTTCCATTTATCTGCACCACCGGCCTATAACGGTTACATAAATGGCGTTCAGCTATCTCAAAGTGCCACAAATATTTCCGCAATACATCCAACCGTTCCGCCAGCGTCTCCAGTAGGTGTTGGACAAACATCAGCATCATTGAACCCATCACCAATTTTATCGATTCGACCGCGATTGGCATCGTTCAATCGGGTGACCAAGTATTTGATCTCGTCAggaaatggaaatgtaaaAGAGAAAACGTCCACCGACTATCCAAAGATTGTTATATCGTCGAGATCGTTGCCAGACAGTCTGAATTCGGATCATGAAGACGATGGTTGTTGTCGAGGCGTTGGATCCAAATGCGATCAAGGCGAAACACAACCACAAAAATACTCAAGTAAGTTCAAACATTGGAAGGTTCCGAAATTTCTACGTAAAATGGATGGAACTACCATGACGGAAGTATTAAAGAAGCCAGACCTAATTGTTAAGAAATCGGATGACATTCCCTGTGTAGAACAAAATGGCTACCAAGCGTTACCTATAGTCATAGAGAGTCCTTGCCCCAATTTGAACACATTAGACGTTCCACATAGGATCACGCATTGTCCATTAGCAACGAGTCGTTCACCGGATGGCTGTTCCCCAGCCGCACATTCCATGTTTGACGACATCATTGATGTCAGATCGTACATTTCACAATCACGCAGCGATATATCGCCGTTTGGTCGTTCAGCCAGCTATCGATCACAATGCGGTCGATCGCCCCAGTCTGACGTGTCGCCAATGGTGCGTCCGAGAGCGTTAACCGTCGTTGATACACTGCATGAGGGCACGTCGAAAAAGCGACATTCGATTAGTCCATGGGCTGGTGACGGTTTAAGCTTATGTCCGTCAGCAACTAGTCGAAAAGATTCGGGTATCCGAAGTAACAGTCGCCGATCCAGcattcaacaacaaatttatgcGATGAATCAGGGAGCCATATCGACTCAGCGTGTTTCCGGTTATTTTACAAGTTCACAGTCTAGTCTGTCTGATCTACCGGAACCAATTACAACACCACCCGAACCGAATCCCGATCCGTTGGGTGCTTGCCTTCAACAACTTCGCAAGCAATCCGATCTGCAATTGATCCGATGTGTACGCGATAATGCCAAATCACAGAGAAGCTATCTAGTCAAACCGCCGTTGACGAGTGTTTCGTTGTTCTTCAAGTCTCGTCAAATGGAACGAGAATTCCGTAGCAATGCTCACCGATTCGGTTGCGAAGTGCAACATGAAGGACCACCAACATTCGCCACACCGAAGTATAATACCTACATAGACATATTCGTCGGAATTATCGTCTATTTCGCCATATCTGCATCATTGTTTCTACTGTCCATCACCGATTTTAACACACCATTCCGAATCTGGGTGTCGGTTTTCGCTGCATTCAGTGCTATTCAGTTTTTCGCCATGTTTCTGTTCACCAAACAGATATGCCGTTTGAATTCGCCCAAGCAAAATTCATGTGAGGACACCTTATTCGAAGCCTGCTCGAATTGGTATCCATGGCACATCTGTCTGGGCGTATTGATGATGCTGCCGATCGTATTGATCATCGTCAATTTCTCGCTGCAAGACTTCAGTAATTTGGCCGCGTTCGAATACCATTACGGCTTCCTCATATTCGTGTGCATCATTCATTTCTGCAATTTCACCCAACTGAACTGCTGGATGCGTAACACACTGGCCATTTTGGCGGCAATCTCCTTCGTTGGCATTGCATTGGGTCAACTCGGCGCCATCACTACGTTCAAGCGCATCAATGAAACGATTTCCTTTAACAGCTCACAGTTTATGCCCGCCAACACGACTAACTTGATGAACGCTCTGGTCACTAATCTGCTTGATTCGAACATGAGCGGTGAAATGGTGGTCATCGACGACGACAGTTTCAACACAACGATGAAACCGAACGTTGGAAATTCGCGAACGAACAAATTGAATTGGTTCAATGAGTACCACGTCGAAATTTATCTGGACCTAATGCTGGTGCTGATACTCGTGTGGTTCTTGAATCGAGAATTCGAGATCGGATATCGGCTGACTTTTTATGGCAGTGCCGTTGCGAATCAAGACAAAATTCGcgtacaaaatatgaaaaatcaaGCAGACATGCTGCTGCACAATATTATACCGAAACATGTGGCCGAGCAGTTGAAGAACACCGCCAAATATTcggaaaatcatcaaaatgtgGCCATCATCTTTGCGAGCATTGTAAACTTTAACGAACTGTACGACGAGTCGTATTTGGGCGGAAAGGAATATTTACGGGTGTTGAATGAACTGATCGGCGATTTCGACGAACTGTTAAGTCGACACGAATTTCGGTGCgtggaaaaaatcaaaaccattGGCAGCTCGTTTATGGCCGCTTCGGGCCTGGATCCGTCATCGCGCAGTGACAACAACGATCATATAATAGCGTTGATGAATTTCTCCCTGGCTATGCAACAGGTGATCAATGCGTTCAACAAGGACCTCTTGGAATTCAATCTAATACTTCGCATCGGTTTCAATGTCGGTGACGTTACGGCGGGTGTCATTGGGACCAGTAAATTGCACTACGATATCTGGGGCGATTCAGTAAACGTTGCTAGTCGTATGGATTCAACCGGCGTTGCTGGGAAAATTCAGGTCGGAAAATTCTGTTTGCCATTTTTAGAGCCAAGATTTGAGTTCGAGGCCAGAGGAAGTGTTTATGTGAAGGGAAAAGATAATATGGAAGTGTTTTTGGTCAAAGGTCTTCGACCAGACTTTGACAACTTGGATAATTTAGATCCTGACGCTGACACACTAATGATTTAG